From Brassica rapa cultivar Chiifu-401-42 chromosome A06, CAAS_Brap_v3.01, whole genome shotgun sequence:
tttctcttctttttatcCGGAAAATAATAAAGAGCTTgtcagaaaaattgttataattctattggtcgacttttttgaattttatttttcatttattttaatcaatcgcttatgtagacaaacccaaaactattgtcgatttcgttaagcccatatatagctaggggataataattatcgatttagtttagccttgggcaagatttagaactaagacaattattaaaaacttttcttattattcaaacagtaaacttgcgcatgttgatatcatattaattacatttggttagaaaatattttaatgtttctaattagtaggggtgggcgttcgggtatccgttcggattcggatcgggtattttggattttcgagtatttcggtatagaggtgtataacccgttcgggtatttttgtacttcgggtcgggttcgggtatttttagttcggattcggttatttcagatcgagttcagatatttagattttgaaaaaaaaaattaaaattttcatttctcaagtttcttatatttaaaaatataactttcagttaactaattttttatttttaatagattgaatggttaatagatttggacataaaaatttaaaactaaaaaggcattaatttagttattttttaaaaaaatttggatgtaactttttgttaattttttaaataaaaaacttgacatgcattttcggatcgggttcgggtgccacccctactaattaggttgtttatttttagtaacttacctttctaatatggattacttgcgcaagttgaaatcattaaatatgcaaataacttattgagaaaatttgtttttaataacttacctttctaatatggattacttgcgcaagttgaaatcattaaatatgcaaatcacttattcacaatatggattacttgcgcaagttgaaatcattaaatattatcgatttagtttacccttgggcaaaatttagaattaagacaaatattaaaagctttccttattattctaacggtaaacttgcgcatgttgatatcatatttattacattgcttacaaaatattttaatgtttctaattaggttgtttgtttttaataacttacctttctaatatggattacttgcgcaagttaaaatcatatcatatgcaaatcattttttgacaatacatatttaatatctttctttaaacgatttcattatttattgtgcaaaatattgtgcgtcattaatatgagaaataaatcgactgtatatatatgtgagacacccaaggtcttaaaatgCAAACATTctattttcattctttaaagtattattcacaaatctctcctcttatactattaaggtattacgacgatgttgtttgtgtgctaagaaaaatgtgtttagacgcaaaggctcctcatctttcatcgactctgccacccactttgcCTTGGAAGTATTATATGCTACTTGATGaatcgactctgccacccactttcatcgactctgccacccactttaccttggaagtattatagaaagattaataatattttatttattacttttagtatttataaactataaaatacaatgaacgaaattttatataagataattataatagttttatactctacttgatgaattatgttcgaatataattatataataactattttaaatattacaaaatccaaaaatatttattaatattattttaaaattatcgttgtttaaagaataaatttatcataattttaaaataatttataaattgcttacaaaatgcaaggcaaagtttcactttcaagagttaagtcgagatctggattaaaaatcctaataacaggtaaagaagggaagccgcagacaaaaatattgaatgttgtctacaaacaagtttttcataatattttgtaGTCACGGTAcataattttaatctactttttgtttcaaatacaaattttaaaatgaataaactgttgcaattatttatttttttgtatttgctagatgggttgtgatgagttaggagaccgatgatggtatgtcaatttaatattatttcatgttcaataaaatttagaaatttataaatctatcaaataatgttaacccgtctaATTGCTTAcacaatttatttaattttttgcaagtttctaattgaatttattttttttatcgagaaatgtacttcataatttatattatttatagataatattttgatttttattatatattttttaatatgtctacataaatgtttgtttattatttatggaaaaataatattattcacctaaaataaagaattacgaaacatatacaatacaattctaattaatgataatataaaatctgttacttctaaaactatacactatttattcctcTGAGTCAGTTAATTAGAGAGTTATATTTGTTTCCTTCTTTAATTAGagtgttttgttttaaaaattgattttttttttttttgtgtttgcaGGAAATTATACAAGCAATGGTGTTCTATTTGTATCGTGTAACGGTGGACTGAATCAAATGCGATCCGCGGTTTGTTTACTTGCTCTTTTGCTCTCTCTTTAATTTTCggattttgatgtttttttttttctgaatgttGTTTTAGATTTGTGACATGGTGGCTGTCGCTAGGCTATTGAACCTCACTCTCGTTGTTCCTGAGCTTGACAAGACATCTTTTTGGGCTGATCCTAGGTACTTTGAATAGGAGAGGATCTCTCATGTAGCTCTATAGCAATCTTAATCCATCCCTTTGTTTCGTTTGTAGCAGTGGTTTTGAGGATATTTTTGATGTGAGACACTTTATTGATTCATTAAGAGATGAAGTTCGGATCTTTAGGAGGCTTCCTAAACGGTTTAGCACCAAGTATGGTTACCAAATGTTCCAAATGCCTCCTGTTAGCTGGTCTGACGATAACTATTACTTCAAACAATGGTCTTACTCTCTCACTCCAGAGGCTCAGGTGTCGTGTGAACTTCCAGGGACTTAAGTTCACTCCACAGCTTGAGGCCTTGGGGTCTAAGCTAGTCCGCATGCTACAGCAAAGAGGACCCTTTGTCGCTTTGCATCTGAGATATGAGATGGACATGTTAGCTTTCTCTGGCTGCACTCATGGTTGCGGTGAGGAAGAAGCGGAAGAGCTAAAAAAGATGAGGTTTGGTTTTTGTGACCTGAACTGGTGTTTTGATTATGTCCTTTTTTTTCCGTTTTGTTGTTAACGCATGTGTTCCGTTATGTGTTCTCTAGGTACACATATCCCTGGTGGAGAGAGAAGGAGATAGTCTCAGAGGAGAGGAGGTGGCGTTGGTTCTAAAAGCATTCGGATTCGATAAAAATACACAGATTGCAGCTGGTGAGATTTATGGAAGCGAGCATAGACTGTCCGTTCTAAGAGAAGCATTCCCGAGAATTGTGAGTCTATCCGTCCTGGTTTCCCTAACGAGTGGTCAATCGTTCTTAACAGTTATGCTCTCACATGTGGTTTATATTAAGGATAAATGTCCCACATTGgatattggaagggatcctaatcaatatataagatagatgggtcactccacttagcaccaattggttttaggttggaagcccatctagcttaacatggtatcagagcccgatcCACACAGTCCAATCCGATCCATTATCGATCCAGCCCAAAGTCGGCCCATCGATCCTTGCCCGAGCATTTCGAGATTGACGCTCAAAGAACCATCATCTCGAAGGGGcgtattagggataaatgtcccacatcggatataaTTATGGAACTAAGAAGGGTAAAATGATTGAACCTTTTTAAGCTCAGCAAGCTCCTCTTCTGACCTGTACTGGAGACATTTCATGAAGAAGACATTTCATCAACTAAGTTTTGATAATTATAACGAAAGCTATATATTGATGATGGATGATGATCAGACAAGGACAAAACCCACCAGAAGATGGTAGAGTCAGTTGACTCAGGAAGAATATCGATATAAATTCTCCATGCAGAATCTTCATCATACTTCTTTTTGATCAAGAACAGAGCTAATGAACCCATGTTATACATTGTACTATATACTCTTATTTTGTAGACAAATGCTTTCCATTATTTTGATAATTGATTATGGCGTTCAGATAAAATTGAGTCAGTGAATTCActgtaaattataaattagttttaaaaatataaattggtTTCTGTCAAACTTTCCAGTCAAATTAGTTGCCAATACAGACCCGCAACAGAACACGATGAAGAACTTGTCGAATGATTGACACAAGAAGCCAAAATGTGATTGTGAAAAGCACTCAAATGTTTTACAATTGGTTGATTCATGTAATCTATATCCAACATGGATAACATTTTAATTACTAGACATTGACCCCGAGAGAGCTATAATCAACAGTTAGGACATTTTATTAAGAAGGGATCGTATGTCTCTCgttcttatttttatctttaCTTAATGAGATAACTGTTTCCAAAACAAGCTCACACTTACAAACCTCTGACCATTTTCAGACTATTATTTTTTGTCATCTCACATCTGAAGTTTTATGTTTTCATCTTGTTTTCTTCTAAAAACATTCCCTATAAATTAAAGTATTCGACGGCGGTTCTTTCGGGTTGTTCAGCTTTACACCATTTTACtattttctttgattttctgGCATCTAACACTGTTTGTGGGTTATCTTTGATTATTACTGATTTGAATGTCAAGGAAATATTGGATGAATACTTTTCTATGTTTTGAAACTTGTACTTGTCTATTCGTTTTgcaagaaattttgtttttaaactcCCAAAACAATACTCAGTacgtttcattttatttatcgtTTTAGTTTTATgcacataaattaagaaaacaattaatttgcatattttcaaaacaaaataaaacattaccGGTACAACTAACcatttcaaccaataaaaaaaaagattattattcataaattttgcattaaaattataaagcgACACTATTTTAAAACGGAAAGTTTTCTCTACACTGACAATTAAACTGAAACTGGAATATATATTAACAACAACACAAATGAGACCAAATCTACTTTTTCTACGTTTAACATATGTCAAAGGTATAAAGGCAATGTGATTGTTACAGGCTTACAGCTATTGATTAGTTTCTAAGAAGGATATAATTGACTTAGAAATTTAGAAAAACAAGAACATAAATCTtagcaacaaaaagaaaaagacaagaaCAAAAACTCGCAACACATGGTAACTCAGCAATGAGCCAATGAACTAATGCTCTCAAAACAATATCTTTTCCAGCCaactttatataaataattgacTTAGACTAATTAAAAGTCAAGAacgaaaatctaaaaaatatagCTTGGTGTGCCCGACACTCGCGTGGTAAAAGCCGGGGTAAAAGTGACGACTGAATAATCCGCTCATCCAAATGAAGACTGAGGAGGAAAAAAACACGAAAACCACAAATCCAGCCAATATTATGGGTGATGTGTGGTCGATCGGATCTAGGCAGCTCAGAGATTGGTCAACAGATAGTTGTTGATTAAATAAAGAAACTAATTGTTGATTAGTAAGAACAATTCTGGTATTATGTAACTGGATGCTGAAAAATCTTCATAGTGAAATTAACATAAGCGAAACCCTTTTGTTAAGTGTTTCGTGATGGTCAAAGTGGATGGCTAATAATATAAACTATACATGAAagcgattttttttaaaattatttccaCATGAAAGCAGATTTGCGAGCATTAACTaaagaaactattttttttttttgatgattttgaGATTTCAAAACTTTTTAGGTCCAAAGACAACTTCCATGAAGCTTTGCATACGGTTACCCAACTAATCTATCAATATAGCACGGTTAGATGGTTAAAGTGAATCGAACCCGTGGCAGAAGTTGTAGCTGGAGTGCATTTACCACTAGGCCAAATTAATTTGGTCAAAGAAGAAACTAATTATTGCCTCTAGCTAGTATTCttcttcatgtttttgtttagctAGTATGATTAAACAGAACTATGCTTGTTGTAGGGTCACTACTTACTACTCGTTTAATACTCTGCAAAATCATGAAAGGATTTAATGGTCAATGAAACTCGAATTTGTAACCTTCAAATTCTATGCTAATAGTCTTCATATCCTCGTTAGACCATTCATCTTAAAATGATACTGTTAAACATATCCCACTAATGCTTTTATTTGTAGATTACTTGTAGATTACTTGTCTATGCTTCTGATCATTCCAAATTTTTAATAACAAATAACTATCCGCCTCACTATTATTCAGCAAAACTAACATTGCAAATTTATGATAGTTAtccaaatatacatataatgaaACCAAgggtatatatatgtatcaataTAATTGAAACtgaatcatataatatataatttacagTCATGTATATCTCCAATAATGTGAAACATTGTGGATAAATTTCACAGCTGTCGATGGGACTTTAAAAACTTGTGGGGATACTGATACTATTAGTGTTGATTTTACAGATAACCATTTCTGTCACATTTATCATGACTCCGAATCAGTCTCAAATATCTCGCAGCATCTCTAATGTATTACTTCATATTTTACTCTAGAATAatacaatactaaaatatagtaggttttattctaatatattactttatttttttactccaaaaataaatattccaaaaaaattctatctttatttaattaataattgttaCTAACACCTTCTACTTACAAAAACTTACCAATCAATCCCAAATATCTTATGTTtataaaaaatctttaaaatataatttacttaaattaaacatttcttattaaaagtacaataaatcataaaaatatatataatataaaatattttggttcaaTAATGAgtactataatatatttttctcaCAAATGTTCAACTTATGCATCTCATAATgaataatgagttttttttatccatgatttttttaaattgggcaagaaaaattttaaaatcaaacatATTCATCGTTTGGGCAACACTTCACCGATCATGGTAATTTCATAAATGATTTACCGGATTATTAAAtcacttattttatgttatatttattttatatttttatgtttagtttggtatttttattagtttatgcaaatttatgtaaaattattaaataatctcttataaaatattataattattttgtattatttttaaatatcatttaagtacaaaataaaaacattcaaaatttaaaggatcattctataaataaaaaaagtgcAACTCTAAATAGAATAATCGTAACcataattccattttaaaattgaaaatagaGTGGAATTGGAgcatattttactccaaaatgatgTTTATGGCAAGATTGAAGACATTCTTAGAGGTTCCTCATTGTACTATAAGTCTATAAATGATATTTCCTCCCGGGCCCCGGTTGTATCATATTTAGTTGGTTGAGAAATTAATAATCACACcttttcttataattatttttggcTGTTGTCAAGAAAAACAAGCTATTTGACGACCTGattgttggataattccaagcttgtggaaacttaacatattattagatgtttaatatgttaagataaacacaataaggaaacctagaaataggaaaaggaagtttctatttaggttaggttgtgttttccatatcccacatgttaaagggaattgtctttcatataaatataggtctaatggagaggtgttccatatgatctaagtgaaacatattgagagctttagttttgagtagtttctaaagctaataagaaaagttgttcttataactctttgtgtttctaagagatttgaattggtatcagagcctcaggttggagactcgatctaagcttaagttgtagcttaagatcctggtgcttgtgaacaagagatcgcgacggcaagatggctgacgtgactagggctccacgcacgaaggactttggatctacatccatccaatgtccgatgttgtcatcgacaaactacacagtttggtcgatgaggatgaaggttctactacgtgttcatgaagtgtgggacacaatcgaacccggttcagatgatcaaaagaagaacgatgttgcgatagctcttttgtttcaatctgtTCCCGAAACATTGATTCTCCAGGTGGGAGAACAAACCGCATCAAAAGAGATCTGGAACGCCATCAAGTCGCGACACCTAGGAGCTGATCGTGTAAGGGAGGCGAGACTTCAGACGTTGATGGCGGAGTTTGACAggttgaagatggatgattCAGATACGGTCGATGACTTCGCGGGGAAGATATCGGGCCTATCATCCAAAGCAACCTCTTTGGGGgaaaacatagaagaatccaagatggtcaagaagttcttgaagggtcttccaagacacaagtatatccagatcgtagcatcacttgagcaagtcctagatctcaactcgacggggtttgaagacatagttggaaggcttaaggcgtacgaggagcgtgtaggagaagaaactcagaaagaagaccaagggaagctaatgttttcgaacaatgaagagcatagtcagaggggctatgagaattcccgtggtagaggaagaggacggAACGGTAGAGGCAGAGGTCGAGGTAGGTCACACAACCAAAACCGTGCGTCACACACCGAAGATAACAACTCGAAGAAGAATCGTTCAAAGCTGATATGTTGGAGATGTGACAAGCCTGGTCACTACGCAACTGTCTGTCCGGAGAAGTCAGAGAAGGATCAAGAAACCAACCTAAACGAGACAGAAGAGACCGATGCACTCTATGTACACGAGGTGGTGTTTTTGAACGAAGATAAGGTGATTCCGAAGAATCTTGATATCGACAAAGGCAGTGCAAGTGTCTGGTATTTGGATAATGGAGCGAGCAATCACATGACAGGGAACAAGGAGTTCTTTTCGAGTTTGAATCTCAACACCAAAGGGAAGGTGAAGTTTGGTGATGGATCGTGTGTTGACATTGTAGGAAAGGGTGTGGTTACCTTTGTGTGCAAGACTGGAGAGAAGAAGGCACTCAAGGACATATACTACATACCCGATCTGAAGCACAGTATATTGAGTCTTGGGCAAGCAACAGAGAACGGATGTGAGGTTAACATGAAAGATGTCTACTTAACGCTCACAGATTCgcatggaaggttgctagttcgtgtgacaagatctccaaaccgtctctacaagacccctatggagataagctacccggaatgtttacatgtcagggacgacgatgctacatggaggtggcatgctcgacaaggacatatatgcaatggagtgatgaacaacatgGTAAGGAAGGAGATGGTCGTAGGAATGCAGAGTGTAACACACGAAGAAGGCGTGTGTGACACATGTCTCGCAGAGAAGCAAACGAGACACTCATTCCCGAGTGTAACACACAAAGAAGGCATGTGTGACACATATCTCGCAGGGAAGCGAACCAGAGATTCATTCCCGACTAAGGCCATGGTTTGTACATCAAAGCCATTAGGATTATTGCTTGGAAATTTGTGTGGAATAAGTGCACCACCAACGCCAGCAGATAATGGTGAGGCATTCTATCGGTTCAAAAGATTtcacaccgatagaggaggagagcgtgcctcagctatgttcaatctaggttgcaccgatagaggaggagaggttgCCTCAGATGTGTTCAATCTAGgatgcaccgatagaggaggagagattgCCTCAGATGAGTTTAACCTATCTTGTGAAGAAGATTGGGTTGAAGCTATGGAAGACGAGTTGGAGTctatcacaagaaacaagatatgGGAGCTTGTAGATAGATCGACTGGTTCtgagaagaaaagagaagaggaTCGAGTTTGTGTGTTACACAAGACATTGCATGTGTTACGCCAGGCACCCAGAGCATGGAGTGTGAAACTTGATCAGgttctcaaggagatgagatTTAAGAAGTGCACGAAGGAACCATCAGTGTACTGCAAGACTCAAGGAGGAGACGTCTTGATCATAGCCATCTACGTTGATGATCTATTTGTGACAGGAACTTCGCTTAAGATGATTAGGCAATTCAAGGAGGAGATGTCTAAGAAGTTCGAGATGTCAGATTTAGGTAAGCTGACGTACTACCTTGGCATAGAGGTGATTCAAGGAGCAGACGGAATCAGAATAAAGCAAGAGAGGTATGCTCAAGGAATCCTGTGTGACACAAAGATGGAAGTTTGTAACACGACTCACGTAGGAGTGTGCAACACGACTCAAGGAATCATGTGTGACACAAAGATGGAAGTGTGTAACACGACTCACGTAGGAGTGTGCAACACGACTCACGGAGGAGTGTGTGACACAAAGGTGGAAGCGTGTGACACAACGCACGTACCAATGGAGTCAAGGTTCTCAAAGGCTGAAGATGAACCAGAGATAAATCAGTTGGGTGTTGAGCAGAAGGCCGACATCCTTCCCAGAGCTCATGTACGCAAGATGGCGGATGTGACCAGAGTTATCATCGCAGTGAGCTTCAGCCACAAGACTCATCGCAACTTAAGTGAAGAGGTCATGAGAAAGTTCTACAAGAACTGGGCCGATTCTAAGAAGAAGCGGTACGGAAGCAAGGAGAGCATCCGGTCTAACCTTGAGAAAGATGTGAATTCAATGGGTGGATTCGCACACCATGGTGTGGTGGAGGATGATTACTTGATGATTGAGTTCAAGCAAATGAGGAGCTTAATCGGAGTTCAAGAAATTGATCTCCCTAAttcaagttggaattaagggggtgaatgttggataattccaagcttgtggaaacttaacatattattagatgtttaatatgttaagataaacacaataaggaaacctagaaataggaaaaggaagtttctatttaggttaggttgtgttttccatatcccacatgttaaagggaattgtctttcatataaatataggtctaatggagaggtgttccatatgatctaagtgaaacatattgagagctttagttttgagtagtttctaaagctaataagaaaagttgttcttataactctttgtgtttctaagagatttGACTGAtaagaagttttttttataaaccctaACTTCTCAATCTTTTCTTTGGTGAGAAAATAGTTAAATTCAAGTTTATTAAAGACACATATCTAATCTTCAGATAGAAGATGTAGTCTATGATAGACTCTCTTTCAGATATTTATACGGACTTATCCATAGCCGTGATAAACAAAACAATGTTATTTAATTTCCAGAGCAAGAAAATCGATCCCAGAATATATTTCTATCCAAGACCGTCTACTACCACTGGACCACAAGGCTTGCTCAAACTTGTCAATCTTGTATTTCctttttcttaagttttgtttcattttagtttcaaaaaagaaagttttctttcatttttttcgCGTACGTACGTGGTTTACGTTGTATAGATCCATGCAACGTTGATTACGATATATACAACAAagggattatatatatatagttctaCGATTAATTATTTGcatgaaatcatttttttttgactgaATCATGTAATCATTTCCATCAACTACTTACTCAATTTGGTTCTCTGAAATGACAATAATACCATCGACCTTGAGCCGCCATATAAAGGGGTGTTGATAAAATGCGACTAGGGTCGTGCACTcgaatataaaaaaacatattaaaatcgAATATGTCAGACCTTTGAGCTACTCTTCTACAACATATAGATCAACGTGGCTCTTATATACATTTAAGTTTTCGGAAAGATATACTAAACATTTTTGGTTTACTATATATCTTGCTACAACTTAGCCTACCGTGCAATTAATTAGGGTCGgccacaacttttttttttaaaaagcggGCCGTCCACTACGAATATAAAAAAACTCTCGCGCCAGGCGATAATGACTAATGGATTAGGTCAAATCGATGTAGAACATTTTCAGCTAATTTTGTAGCACTTACAGCTTTTTAGATCATTGTGGTTTCTAAACGAAAGTACAATGATATAAATTTGTGGTAAGAATTGAACTAGTAAAACAAGATGTTCGATTTGGCTTCATGAAAACTTAAATGTATAAATCATAGTCatggtaaaaaaataaaataagaacacTATATTTGTTAAATGTTATCCTATATATATTGACTGattacatattattaaaatgGGTTCGAAATTCTATATATGAACATATGAGTCCACACCACGCGGTCTAGTTGCCCTCATTGAATAACCGTTTAAAAGAATTCAAAGATGATCGAAAAGCTATAAAGTTGAACCATTCTTATTAGAATAAACCTCCTAAATAGTAAACCTTATACAAATGTAAAAAAGAAAGTCATAAcaaatatctctctctctccagtgTTAGGTGTGTATATATACACgattcctctgctcctcaatattcaagaaacataaaatatagattcaataaaaaaaactaagttggattcaaaacaaaaatcgaAATGAAGTTCGGGAAGGAGTTTTCGTCTCAGATGGTACCGGAGTGGCAACAAGCTTACATGGACTACGATTATCTCAAAACCCTTCTCAAAGAAATCATCCGCTTCAAACTCAGAACCAACAATGCACCTACTCGTGGTGGCGCCAAGAATCATCAAGGCGGAGGATTAAACCGGAAGATGACTCTTTACCGAGCGTTTAGCGGTT
This genomic window contains:
- the LOC103872094 gene encoding rhamnogalacturonan I rhamnosyltransferase 1, with the protein product MKFGSLGGFLNGLAPSMVTKCSKCLLLAGLTITITSNNGLTLSLQRLRCRVNFQGLKFTPQLEALGSKLVRMLQQRGPFVALHLRYEMDMLAFSGCTHGCGEEEAEELKKMRYTYPWWREKEIVSEERRWRWF